A window of Haliscomenobacter hydrossis DSM 1100 contains these coding sequences:
- a CDS encoding GMC oxidoreductase produces MANLNINAKKKNTFDAIVIGSGISGGWAAKELCENGLKTLVLERGREVKHIEDYPTATKHPWEFEHRGQVPLAVREAYGRSFLREETLHWAIKADEQPFVQEKPFTWTRGYHVGGKSLLWARQTQRWSDFDFEGPARDGYAIDWPIRYADIAPWYSHVEKFAGISGNKDGLPHLPDGEFLPPIELNCVEQHLQGVLAKNYTDRQLIQGRCAHITSPQPIHLQQGRGKCQHRNLCNRGCPFGGYFSANASTLPWAAKTGKMTLRPDSVVHSIIYDEKKGKASGVRIVDAHTKEMIEYYAKVIFVNAGAVNSNMILLNSISERFPTGLGNDNGLLGKYFTCHNYRGKANAQVEGFLDKTTSGKNPSNGYIPRFRNVLKQDTDFLRGYSIGIGAGRGTFTNRDGIGEDLKNQLIHPQLGNWNVSAWMQGECVPIESNHLRLHTELKDKYGIPQLITSVAWTENDDKMVKDFQEQVEEMFSRAGFKNINANDTKSNPGSDIHEMGGVRMGKDPKTSILNKWNQVHACNNVFVSDGACMTSTGTQNPSLTYMAITARAANYAVSEFKKRNL; encoded by the coding sequence ATGGCCAATCTCAATATAAACGCAAAAAAGAAAAACACCTTCGATGCCATCGTCATCGGCTCAGGCATCAGCGGCGGCTGGGCAGCCAAAGAGCTGTGTGAAAACGGGCTCAAAACCCTGGTACTCGAACGGGGCCGCGAGGTCAAACACATCGAAGATTACCCCACGGCTACAAAACACCCCTGGGAGTTTGAACACCGGGGACAGGTGCCACTGGCCGTTCGGGAAGCCTATGGCCGCAGCTTTTTAAGGGAAGAAACCCTGCATTGGGCCATCAAAGCCGATGAACAACCTTTTGTGCAGGAAAAACCCTTCACCTGGACGCGTGGGTATCACGTGGGGGGTAAATCCCTGCTCTGGGCGCGCCAAACCCAGCGCTGGAGCGATTTTGATTTTGAAGGCCCGGCCCGCGATGGATATGCCATCGACTGGCCCATTCGCTACGCGGATATTGCACCCTGGTACAGCCATGTGGAGAAATTTGCGGGGATATCGGGCAACAAGGATGGTTTGCCCCATTTGCCAGACGGCGAGTTTTTACCGCCCATTGAGCTGAATTGTGTGGAACAACACTTACAGGGTGTGCTGGCCAAAAACTATACGGATCGACAACTGATTCAGGGGCGTTGTGCGCACATCACCAGCCCACAACCCATTCATTTACAGCAAGGCCGAGGCAAATGCCAGCACCGCAACCTTTGCAACCGGGGTTGTCCCTTTGGCGGTTATTTCAGTGCCAATGCCTCTACCCTACCCTGGGCGGCTAAAACCGGGAAAATGACCCTGCGACCCGATTCCGTGGTGCATTCGATCATTTATGATGAAAAAAAGGGCAAGGCCAGCGGGGTACGAATTGTGGATGCCCATACTAAAGAAATGATCGAGTATTACGCCAAAGTCATTTTTGTGAATGCCGGAGCCGTCAACAGCAACATGATCCTGCTCAACTCCATTTCGGAGCGTTTCCCCACCGGCTTGGGCAATGACAATGGCCTGCTGGGCAAATACTTCACCTGCCACAACTACCGCGGCAAGGCCAATGCCCAGGTAGAAGGATTCCTGGACAAAACCACTTCGGGCAAAAACCCCAGCAATGGGTACATCCCGCGCTTCCGCAATGTGCTGAAACAAGATACTGATTTCCTTCGGGGGTACTCCATCGGGATTGGTGCCGGGCGGGGCACGTTTACGAACCGGGATGGCATCGGCGAAGACCTGAAAAACCAACTCATTCATCCCCAACTAGGCAACTGGAACGTTAGTGCCTGGATGCAAGGCGAGTGTGTCCCCATTGAGTCCAATCACCTGCGCCTCCACACTGAACTCAAGGACAAATACGGCATCCCACAACTGATCACCTCCGTAGCCTGGACTGAAAATGACGACAAAATGGTGAAGGATTTTCAGGAGCAAGTAGAGGAAATGTTCAGCAGAGCGGGCTTCAAAAACATCAACGCCAACGACACCAAGTCCAACCCGGGTTCTGATATCCACGAAATGGGCGGCGTACGGATGGGCAAAGACCCAAAAACCTCCATTTTGAACAAATGGAACCAGGTACACGCCTGCAACAACGTCTTTGTTTCCGATGGCGCGTGTATGACTTCTACGGGAACGCAAAATCCCTCCTTGACCTACATGGCCATTACTGCTCGCGCTGCCAATTACGCGGTTAGTGAATTTAAAAAACGCAATTTATAA
- a CDS encoding sugar phosphate isomerase/epimerase family protein: MQKYLFLLLTILCLGEVQAQKSIYGFPLGVQTYTFRRSFPLHALKALDTIKMFGFTEIEGGAPRGMSPEDFRKACDDRGIKIPSTGAGYEQLVKDPMAVVKTAKILGASYVMCAWIPHKGNDFTIEDAKKAVADFNTAGKVLKENGLTLCYHDHGYEFRPYEDGTLMDYIIKNTNPEYVSFEMDVLWTIHGGGDPVSLLKKYKGRWKLLHLKDLRKGVVGDNTGHTPAENDVVLGTGQADFRGILKAAKKGGVKHCFIEDESNYEMINVPKSVAYLKALK; the protein is encoded by the coding sequence ATGCAAAAATACCTTTTTCTACTGCTCACAATCTTGTGCCTCGGCGAAGTCCAGGCGCAAAAATCCATTTACGGGTTTCCATTAGGAGTACAAACCTACACCTTCCGGCGCAGCTTCCCCCTCCATGCCCTCAAGGCGCTGGACACCATCAAAATGTTTGGTTTTACCGAAATTGAAGGGGGTGCTCCACGAGGCATGAGCCCGGAAGACTTCCGCAAAGCCTGTGATGATCGGGGCATCAAAATCCCTTCAACGGGCGCGGGTTACGAACAACTGGTGAAAGACCCGATGGCGGTGGTCAAAACCGCCAAAATCCTTGGCGCTTCCTACGTCATGTGCGCCTGGATTCCTCACAAAGGCAATGACTTCACCATTGAAGATGCCAAAAAAGCGGTCGCAGATTTCAACACAGCGGGTAAAGTGCTGAAAGAAAATGGCCTGACCCTTTGCTACCACGACCACGGCTACGAGTTCCGTCCGTACGAAGATGGCACGCTGATGGACTACATCATCAAAAACACCAACCCGGAATACGTCTCTTTTGAAATGGACGTGCTGTGGACCATACACGGTGGCGGCGATCCGGTTTCTTTGTTGAAAAAATACAAGGGCCGCTGGAAGTTGTTGCACTTAAAGGACCTGAGAAAAGGGGTGGTAGGTGACAACACGGGACATACGCCTGCTGAAAATGACGTGGTGCTGGGAACGGGGCAAGCCGATTTTCGGGGTATTCTAAAAGCCGCTAAGAAAGGGGGGGTGAAACATTGTTTCATCGAGGACGAAAGCAATTATGAGATGATCAATGTGCCGAAGAGTGTGGCGTATTTGAAGGCGCTGAAATAA
- a CDS encoding WD40/YVTN/BNR-like repeat-containing protein, translating to MKIHNLAFLLLFQFPLSPITAQDSTRAEIVNTVFKSTDGGQTWQDISEGLPGNVQGEGFFANEKGFYWCADNEIYHSESNSSAASWKKEVFPAAHSSITPGKTGIFAYNYAGQFLQKTNETSGWSPIYTNFPEKEVRTVFETAGGTVFIGCDKGLFRSTNNGKTWKLVHSGGWAMKMVESNGVLLATSQVGIIRSTDGGENWDAVISEGGVGIAVENIKGGFAAITYNTTSETRRVRTSFDGGKTWQPIDAGLPASLSIASIVQVGDDFFCGHPSGIFRSSDKGKTWQLLLPSIKNKVFNLSVSGNVVYAIPRSGGC from the coding sequence ATGAAAATCCATAACCTTGCTTTTTTGCTCCTTTTTCAATTCCCCTTATCTCCAATCACAGCTCAAGATAGCACTAGGGCGGAAATTGTAAACACCGTTTTTAAATCCACTGATGGCGGACAAACCTGGCAGGACATTAGCGAAGGGCTACCCGGAAATGTGCAGGGAGAGGGTTTCTTTGCAAATGAAAAGGGATTCTATTGGTGTGCTGACAATGAGATATACCACAGCGAATCAAATTCCAGCGCTGCTTCCTGGAAAAAAGAGGTTTTTCCTGCCGCACACAGCAGCATAACCCCCGGCAAGACCGGAATATTTGCCTACAATTACGCTGGCCAATTTTTACAAAAAACAAACGAAACGAGTGGATGGTCGCCCATCTACACCAATTTTCCAGAGAAAGAGGTACGCACTGTTTTTGAAACTGCCGGAGGCACCGTTTTTATCGGTTGCGACAAGGGCCTTTTTAGATCCACCAACAATGGAAAAACCTGGAAACTAGTCCATAGCGGTGGCTGGGCAATGAAAATGGTAGAGTCAAACGGTGTACTCTTGGCAACCAGCCAGGTGGGGATAATACGATCAACCGATGGTGGAGAAAACTGGGATGCTGTGATTAGTGAGGGCGGTGTGGGCATCGCTGTGGAAAACATCAAAGGTGGATTTGCGGCCATCACTTACAATACAACGTCGGAGACCAGAAGGGTGCGAACCTCCTTCGACGGTGGTAAAACCTGGCAGCCCATTGATGCTGGCCTTCCGGCAAGCCTCTCTATTGCCTCAATTGTGCAGGTTGGTGACGACTTCTTTTGTGGGCATCCTAGCGGCATTTTTAGATCATCAGATAAGGGAAAAACCTGGCAACTGTTGCTTCCTTCTATAAAAAATAAGGTCTTCAATTTATCTGTTTCAGGCAACGTGGTTTATGCCATTCCCAGAAGTGGAGGATGTTGA
- a CDS encoding transcriptional regulator, with product MPPKRIDLHPTKLSRLLNGRDNPNNELVYRLEKHCGNVIPAIYWWKLYAKQLEDEIKTDERLRSIEWQKVKNNLKFRA from the coding sequence ATGCCTCCTAAGCGTATTGATCTTCATCCAACTAAATTGAGCAGGCTCCTCAATGGAAGAGATAACCCGAACAATGAGTTGGTGTATCGGCTGGAAAAACATTGTGGGAATGTCATTCCTGCAATCTATTGGTGGAAATTGTACGCAAAGCAATTGGAGGACGAAATAAAAACGGATGAGCGTTTAAGGAGCATCGAATGGCAGAAAGTCAAAAACAATCTAAAGTTCAGAGCCTGA
- a CDS encoding DUF4240 domain-containing protein: protein MTTTVFRVNIKDINLQFFKELEEKMGASGQVEIKVEGSRHGEGLFSEEQFWRLIDQFDWKQKKRADIVNSAINALSAMPVSAIYLFEDFLSEKLFNLDTRQHAEAYMKQQEDDYFSVDDFLYVRCAVVAEGRAYYEEVEKNPSALDAKIDFEQILYIAAEAYNKKTGREFEYSPLYNYETKSNLGKWK, encoded by the coding sequence ATGACTACAACCGTATTTAGAGTCAACATCAAGGATATAAACCTGCAATTTTTCAAAGAACTGGAGGAAAAAATGGGGGCGTCTGGGCAAGTTGAAATAAAGGTAGAAGGCAGTAGGCATGGAGAAGGTTTGTTTTCAGAAGAACAGTTTTGGCGCTTAATTGATCAATTCGATTGGAAACAGAAAAAGCGCGCAGACATTGTAAACTCTGCAATAAATGCCTTATCAGCAATGCCAGTTTCTGCAATTTACTTGTTTGAGGATTTTCTATCAGAAAAATTATTCAACTTAGATACCAGGCAACATGCAGAAGCATATATGAAGCAACAGGAAGATGATTATTTTTCAGTAGACGATTTTTTATATGTGCGATGTGCTGTGGTTGCAGAGGGGCGAGCTTATTATGAAGAGGTTGAGAAAAACCCGTCAGCATTAGATGCGAAAATAGATTTTGAACAGATTCTGTACATTGCTGCTGAGGCATACAACAAAAAGACAGGCCGAGAATTTGAGTATTCGCCACTCTATAACTACGAAACCAAAAGTAATTTAGGTAAGTGGAAATAA
- a CDS encoding IS630 family transposase → MIPAESSAAFVYQMEKVLDVYERPYDADFPVVCMDESPKQIIDYKQITISDGSRLQDSEYVRLGVAELFVAFEPLAGHREMTIEDDHTTTTWVNFMAAQMDTQYQEAKKVTWVMDNFVTHKPENFYKVFPPAQAKAYVDRMDFVYTPKHGSWLNMAEIQFALVGRDALDKPFKSKKEVEGAVKIWEIAQNQLRKGANWQFTTEKARIKLKKLYPTI, encoded by the coding sequence GTGATACCAGCAGAATCAAGTGCTGCTTTTGTGTACCAAATGGAAAAGGTATTGGATGTTTACGAAAGACCATACGACGCTGACTTTCCAGTAGTTTGCATGGATGAGTCTCCAAAGCAAATAATTGACTACAAGCAAATTACGATCTCAGATGGAAGTAGGTTACAAGATTCAGAATATGTGCGTTTGGGCGTTGCGGAATTATTCGTGGCATTCGAACCTCTCGCTGGCCATCGGGAAATGACCATTGAGGATGATCATACGACCACGACTTGGGTAAATTTCATGGCCGCTCAAATGGATACCCAATACCAAGAAGCTAAAAAGGTAACCTGGGTGATGGATAATTTTGTCACCCACAAGCCAGAAAATTTTTACAAAGTATTTCCACCTGCTCAGGCCAAAGCTTACGTGGATCGGATGGATTTTGTGTATACCCCCAAACACGGGTCATGGTTAAACATGGCAGAAATACAATTTGCTTTGGTGGGACGTGATGCTTTGGACAAACCCTTCAAAAGCAAAAAGGAGGTGGAAGGAGCAGTTAAAATTTGGGAGATTGCGCAAAATCAGCTCCGGAAAGGAGCAAATTGGCAATTCACCACTGAGAAAGCCCGAATCAAACTCAAGAAGTTGTATCCGACTATTTAA
- a CDS encoding helix-turn-helix domain-containing protein, which produces MSLFEAKERKTRSDKKIDARAEAHLIALLCQSPPNDAPRWKLQMLADCLVELEIVESISKMSISKLLKKMNLSPSKKRNT; this is translated from the coding sequence ATGTCTTTGTTTGAAGCCAAAGAAAGAAAAACGCGGAGTGATAAAAAGATAGATGCGCGAGCGGAAGCGCATCTCATTGCGCTGCTTTGTCAATCGCCACCCAATGATGCGCCTCGGTGGAAATTGCAAATGTTGGCAGATTGCTTAGTGGAATTAGAGATAGTAGAATCGATCTCTAAAATGTCGATCAGCAAATTGTTAAAAAAAATGAACTTAAGCCCTTCAAAAAAGCGCAATACGTGA
- a CDS encoding TrmH family RNA methyltransferase: MLSKNKIKYITALQKKKFRSELQCFLAEGDKIVRELVAFPQWELECILAVPEWLENHRGLFAGRKIEIISITTAELEKISTLQTPNQVMAIVKMPSEFDWNTHFSTDLALYLDGIQDPGNLGTILRIADWFGILQVFLSPDCVELYNPKVIQATMGSFLRIKTAIVELPALKVGIPGLTTYGALLSGENVFETKVQHPALLIIGNEGKGIREEYISLIDRAISIPRHADGGAESLNAGVATGIICGVMRNGGG; the protein is encoded by the coding sequence ATGCTTTCAAAAAACAAAATTAAATATATTACGGCACTGCAAAAGAAGAAGTTTCGCAGCGAACTGCAATGCTTTTTGGCCGAAGGTGATAAAATAGTGCGTGAATTAGTGGCTTTTCCTCAGTGGGAACTGGAGTGTATCCTGGCGGTTCCGGAATGGTTGGAAAACCATCGTGGCTTGTTTGCCGGGCGAAAAATAGAAATCATTTCCATCACCACCGCTGAGCTGGAAAAAATCTCTACCCTTCAAACGCCCAATCAGGTGATGGCTATTGTTAAAATGCCGTCCGAATTTGACTGGAATACACATTTTTCTACAGATTTGGCCTTGTACCTGGACGGCATTCAAGATCCAGGCAACCTGGGCACCATTTTGCGCATCGCCGATTGGTTTGGGATCCTGCAGGTGTTTTTGTCGCCGGATTGTGTTGAGCTCTACAATCCCAAAGTGATCCAGGCCACGATGGGTTCTTTTTTGCGGATAAAAACGGCGATCGTGGAGCTGCCCGCACTCAAAGTGGGAATTCCCGGATTGACCACGTATGGGGCGTTGTTGAGCGGGGAGAATGTGTTTGAAACAAAAGTGCAACATCCCGCTTTGCTCATCATTGGCAATGAGGGCAAGGGGATTCGGGAAGAGTACATTTCACTGATTGATCGGGCAATTTCGATACCAAGGCATGCGGATGGTGGGGCGGAGTCTTTGAATGCGGGGGTGGCTACGGGGATTATTTGTGGGGTGATGCGGAATGGGGGCGGGTGA
- a CDS encoding BamA/TamA family outer membrane protein, whose protein sequence is MSKSKVNPLWISLALGLLLSSCNTTKFLDVDQFLLKKNRLVLKAEEKIPNQGLLTYEMETLYKQKPNGNLFFVFPREWFWFKTNEPGDTSGFKRWQRRVLSEVPAIFDEGLCNKTADAITGYLNNKGYFNCETIYEETLRKKKAWVTYYVFPKKRTYIDTIIFRSSDSVIDSILQAIKGESLLKKGEPLDSRLYDLEKERIALYMRNQGYANFFSNYVAQLTADTSLKPYQALVNLEVLPPIEDSIHQVFKVGKIVVYPNYSPEQEAGDFVGVDTSVQGLIFRDEPGKTLYFKESVLLLAVKTKTGDPFRQTDIEATQQELSASGVFKFVRIKQVLSSTAANELDILIFLTPNLRLELGADFEVNFTNRSINTGTFNLIGLSLRPSIRNRNIFNGAETLITSIRAGVEVNPNLSKGVRFWNTIDLGFQSDLYFPRFKDYLGLWRFFYKLPFNKAKKQEGTDLYTALTQNAKTKISAGYNYTRFLDFYSWNIFNLGYGFEYNRGKQRSYVLNHLVADYFKPSLDSNFTKNIGSAFLRKSLESRFIISLLFREFNYNYTGKPDSRGNTIHTSFNFETAGSELYAINRLSNGISGKKDTFRIDSVDFAQYNRVEMSLRYYRQFTPKSSLAARFGFGIVRPFGASEVVPYLKQFGIGGPNSIRAWPARGLGPGGFIDSLSIQRGNGNNLNLFRTGDLWLEGNLEYRFNVYSRLNGAIFLDAGNVWTFDDDPQTPGAPFFFSDPNRPSETPGKGRYDPFYKQIAIGSGFGMRLDLTYFILRIDLGMKIRYPYRWDGVHFWNPPSRWFQRMNLNLGLGMPF, encoded by the coding sequence ATGTCGAAATCAAAAGTCAACCCACTGTGGATAAGTTTGGCCCTGGGCCTGTTGCTGAGTAGCTGTAATACTACAAAGTTTTTGGATGTTGATCAATTTCTGCTGAAAAAAAACCGCCTGGTGCTCAAGGCTGAAGAAAAGATCCCCAACCAGGGTTTGCTCACCTATGAAATGGAGACCCTGTACAAACAAAAACCCAATGGCAATTTGTTTTTTGTGTTTCCACGGGAGTGGTTTTGGTTCAAAACCAACGAACCAGGAGACACCTCGGGATTCAAACGCTGGCAACGTCGGGTGCTCAGTGAGGTGCCCGCCATTTTTGACGAAGGCCTGTGCAACAAAACCGCCGATGCCATTACGGGCTACCTCAACAACAAAGGGTATTTCAACTGTGAAACCATTTATGAAGAGACCTTGCGCAAGAAAAAAGCCTGGGTCACGTATTACGTTTTTCCAAAAAAACGCACCTACATCGATACCATTATATTCCGATCCTCGGATAGTGTAATCGATTCCATCCTGCAAGCGATCAAGGGCGAAAGTTTGCTCAAAAAAGGAGAACCCCTGGATAGTCGCCTGTACGACCTGGAAAAGGAGCGGATCGCTTTGTACATGCGCAACCAGGGCTACGCCAACTTTTTTTCCAACTACGTCGCGCAACTTACTGCCGATACCAGCCTCAAACCCTACCAGGCGCTGGTCAACCTGGAGGTTTTACCACCCATTGAGGACAGCATCCACCAGGTTTTTAAAGTGGGGAAAATTGTGGTGTATCCCAATTATAGCCCCGAACAAGAAGCTGGTGATTTTGTGGGGGTGGACACCAGCGTTCAAGGCCTGATTTTTCGGGACGAGCCGGGAAAAACCTTGTATTTTAAAGAGAGTGTGCTCTTACTCGCGGTGAAGACCAAAACCGGTGATCCTTTTCGACAAACCGACATCGAAGCGACCCAGCAAGAACTTTCGGCATCGGGGGTGTTTAAATTTGTACGCATCAAACAGGTGTTGAGTTCCACCGCAGCCAATGAACTGGATATCCTGATTTTTTTGACCCCCAATCTGCGCCTGGAATTGGGTGCCGACTTCGAAGTCAACTTCACCAACCGCTCGATCAATACGGGAACGTTTAACCTGATTGGACTTTCCTTGCGCCCCTCCATTCGCAACCGCAATATTTTTAACGGAGCGGAAACCCTGATTACCAGCATTCGCGCCGGGGTGGAGGTCAATCCAAATTTAAGCAAAGGCGTGCGTTTTTGGAATACCATCGATTTGGGTTTTCAGAGTGACTTGTATTTTCCGCGCTTCAAAGATTATTTAGGCTTGTGGAGATTTTTCTACAAGTTGCCCTTCAACAAGGCGAAGAAACAGGAAGGCACTGATTTGTATACGGCTTTGACCCAAAATGCCAAGACCAAAATTTCCGCGGGGTACAACTACACCCGTTTCCTCGATTTTTATTCCTGGAATATCTTCAACCTCGGTTATGGGTTTGAGTACAACCGGGGCAAACAACGCAGTTATGTATTGAATCACCTGGTGGCGGATTATTTCAAACCTTCCCTTGATTCAAATTTTACCAAAAACATAGGCAGTGCGTTTTTGCGCAAAAGTCTGGAATCACGCTTCATCATCAGTTTACTTTTCCGCGAATTCAACTACAATTACACGGGTAAACCCGACAGCCGTGGCAACACCATTCATACTTCTTTTAACTTCGAAACAGCGGGCAGTGAACTCTACGCCATCAACCGTTTGTCCAATGGAATTTCCGGGAAAAAAGACACCTTTCGCATCGATTCGGTCGATTTTGCGCAGTACAATCGGGTGGAAATGTCCTTGCGGTACTATCGCCAGTTTACGCCAAAATCTTCTTTAGCCGCCCGCTTTGGATTTGGCATTGTGCGGCCTTTTGGAGCATCAGAAGTAGTGCCTTATTTGAAACAGTTTGGCATCGGTGGACCCAATAGTATCCGAGCCTGGCCAGCCCGGGGATTGGGGCCAGGAGGCTTCATCGACAGTTTGTCTATTCAGCGTGGAAATGGCAACAACCTCAATCTTTTCCGTACCGGAGACCTGTGGCTGGAAGGAAATTTGGAATACCGTTTTAATGTGTACTCGCGCTTGAATGGGGCGATATTTCTCGATGCGGGCAACGTGTGGACTTTTGACGATGATCCCCAAACCCCTGGTGCCCCTTTCTTTTTTAGTGATCCCAATCGCCCCTCCGAAACGCCGGGGAAAGGCCGATACGATCCATTTTACAAACAAATTGCCATCGGCAGCGGCTTTGGCATGCGACTGGACTTGACTTATTTTATTTTACGGATTGATCTCGGGATGAAAATCAGGTACCCTTACCGTTGGGATGGCGTCCATTTTTGGAATCCACCCAGTCGTTGGTTTCAACGCATGAATTTGAATTTGGGCTTGGGGATGCCGTTTTAA
- the nth gene encoding endonuclease III, translating to METSNTNKPPRAPGRRQKAAAIMQILEDLYPETPIPLTHQDPYTLLIAVLLSAQCTDERVNKVTPHLFALADNPAAMHAQSVAAIEDIIRPCGLAPRKAQAIWELSGILLEKHEGEVPQSFPALEALPGVGHKTASVVMSQAFGVPAFPVDTHIHRLAERWGLSDGKNVEKTEKDLKSLFPKDKWNKLHLQIIFFGRQYCPARGHKREACPICKLYARP from the coding sequence ATGGAAACTTCGAATACCAATAAGCCACCGCGGGCGCCGGGGCGGCGCCAGAAAGCGGCGGCCATCATGCAAATTTTGGAGGATTTATACCCGGAGACCCCCATTCCACTGACCCATCAGGATCCCTATACTTTGCTGATCGCGGTCTTGCTTTCAGCACAATGCACCGATGAGCGGGTGAACAAGGTTACGCCCCACCTTTTTGCCCTGGCCGATAATCCCGCTGCGATGCATGCCCAAAGTGTAGCGGCGATTGAAGACATCATTCGACCCTGCGGCCTGGCACCACGCAAAGCCCAGGCCATTTGGGAACTCTCCGGCATTTTACTCGAAAAACACGAGGGAGAAGTACCTCAATCTTTTCCAGCGTTGGAAGCCCTGCCTGGAGTTGGCCACAAAACAGCGTCCGTGGTGATGAGCCAGGCTTTTGGGGTTCCTGCTTTCCCCGTGGATACCCACATTCATCGTTTGGCCGAGCGTTGGGGCCTCAGCGACGGTAAAAATGTGGAAAAAACGGAGAAGGATTTGAAGTCGCTTTTCCCCAAAGACAAATGGAACAAACTGCACCTGCAGATCATTTTTTTTGGACGGCAATATTGTCCGGCACGGGGCCACAAACGGGAGGCATGCCCCATTTGTAAATTGTACGCCCGCCCGTAG
- a CDS encoding AIR synthase-related protein has protein sequence MEQYRYDQRGVSASKDEVHAAIKDLDKGLYPNAFCKIIPDVAGMDPAYCNLMHADTAGTKTSLAYLYWKETGDLSVWKGIAQDAIVMNLDDMGCVGCVDNILLSSTIGRNKNLITGEVISTLIAATTELVQQLNDLGISVFLTGGETADVGDIVRTIDVGYTAFARMPRANVISNAIQAGDVVVGLSSAGQTTYETEYNGGMGSNGLTSARHDVLDKSYASRYPETYDPATPPDLVYSGKRKLSETLHINGQDIPIGKLILSPTRTFLPFIKPLLEQLRPHIHGMIHCTGGGQTKVLKFLDNKKVIKNDLLPTPPLFSLIQAESGASWKEMFQVFNMGQRLEVYLPAAYAQQVIDLAQSFNIDAKVVGHVEDHPFNQVTIQSQYGNFEYQ, from the coding sequence ATGGAGCAATACCGATATGATCAGCGGGGCGTTTCGGCAAGTAAAGACGAAGTACATGCTGCGATCAAAGATTTAGATAAAGGATTGTACCCCAATGCTTTTTGCAAGATAATTCCTGATGTGGCGGGGATGGACCCCGCTTATTGTAATTTGATGCACGCGGATACTGCGGGCACCAAAACCAGCTTGGCTTACCTCTATTGGAAGGAAACCGGCGACCTGAGTGTTTGGAAAGGGATTGCTCAGGACGCCATCGTCATGAATCTCGACGATATGGGGTGTGTAGGCTGTGTAGACAACATCCTGCTGTCATCTACCATTGGCCGCAACAAAAACCTCATTACGGGTGAAGTCATCAGTACACTCATCGCTGCGACTACCGAGTTGGTTCAACAGTTGAATGACCTGGGGATTAGCGTTTTCCTCACCGGAGGGGAAACGGCGGATGTGGGCGATATTGTGCGGACCATCGACGTGGGGTATACCGCTTTTGCCCGAATGCCGCGCGCCAATGTCATCAGCAATGCCATTCAGGCGGGTGATGTCGTAGTGGGTTTATCTTCTGCGGGCCAAACGACTTATGAAACGGAGTACAACGGGGGCATGGGCAGCAATGGCCTGACCTCGGCCCGGCACGATGTGCTGGACAAATCCTACGCCTCCCGTTACCCAGAAACTTACGACCCGGCAACGCCCCCGGATCTGGTGTATTCCGGCAAGCGTAAACTCAGCGAAACCCTGCATATCAACGGTCAGGATATCCCGATTGGTAAGCTGATTTTGTCGCCTACCCGGACCTTTTTGCCTTTCATCAAACCCTTATTGGAACAACTCCGTCCGCACATTCACGGCATGATCCATTGTACTGGCGGGGGGCAAACCAAGGTGTTGAAGTTCCTGGACAACAAGAAGGTCATCAAAAACGATTTGCTGCCTACCCCTCCGCTGTTCAGTTTGATCCAGGCCGAATCCGGGGCGAGCTGGAAAGAAATGTTTCAGGTTTTTAACATGGGACAAAGATTGGAAGTCTACCTCCCCGCAGCATATGCCCAGCAAGTCATTGATCTGGCGCAATCCTTTAACATTGACGCAAAAGTAGTTGGACACGTCGAAGACCATCCATTCAATCAGGTGACCATCCAGAGCCAATATGGAAACTTCGAATACCAATAA